In Babesia bovis T2Bo chromosome 3, whole genome shotgun sequence, the genomic window AAAACTGTTGACGCCATGTGTAAAAATGGACACAAAAGTCACAAAGTGGTAGATAATGAATTCTGCTTGACGTATGCTCAAATCAATGCAGGAGGGTCGTATGAAGAAGAAATGACATCATTTTGCACCGAGTGTGCGAAACCCGTAGAAACCAAGTACACTACAACGTTCAACGACTCACCAAATTTCATGGTTATTAACTGTGATCTAGACGCCACTTACAAAATAAAACAGATTAAAGATGATGAAAGTTTCCTAGGACAATCGTATAAACTGACAACAGTTGTTTTCTCTGTGCCGTCAGAAGACAAGAACTACAGACTACTTGCATATGTTAAGTTGTCAGAACAAATGAAGGTTAGTTTTTTCACAAGAAATTTAACGAGTACCAGGATACACAAGAATGGTTGTTGATCAACGACGGTTATATCTGCGAAATAGAAGATAGTAACCAGATTTTCGATTTCTCTGCGCCATGGAAAGAACCAATTATGCTCATATATAGAAAATGTAACATGGGTGTAATTAAGGAAATTAACCCATCCGCTGATGGTGATGTGACCATGATTAACGTCAATGGAAGAATAGTACCATTGCCCGCACCAAATGAAAAGATACCTATACCGGCatctatatttatatcGGAATCTAATATCGCACATAACCCTCGAGCACATGATAAAAATCGGACATTTGTCCCGTTCTCAGTAAATGAGCTTCTTACTATTCGTCACAAGGATTATATAGTAGCGCTGGATGTTGAAGGTGTAAAGACAGGAGTTGAAACATTGGAAGGTTCAAGATACCGAAAACTACCGGATGCTTTTAGTTCACCCCGGACTATGACGATGAATAGAGAATCGTTCGTATATTCTGCTGATGAAACCGAAGAACAAGAATTGTCAACGTTAGCAAGGTACGTATCAAAACATGTTCCCAGATTACTTAACAGAGTGAGTGCAGTACGAGGGTGTGGAGAAGCTTTTGGCATCCCATTCCTGGaccattatatacatcgTCGAGAACCGCCTAAAGATTATCTTACGAGGTAAATTGCCGTAGGTAAAGTATAATGGTGAAACAGGTTCTCGGGCATACACCAAGGTGACCTAGATTTGAAATCATCATTGCACTGGCTGACAACTAGGAAATCTATCTATATGAAAATTAGATATCTAGTGGACGCAGGATGTAAGATATTGGGGCATGGCTTAGAACAGGATTTCAAAATGCTAAATATAGTAGTCCCAAAGTCACAGGTTATTGACACCGTTGAATTGTACAGATTGCCAGGGCGAAGATATATCTCTCTGCAATTCCTTGCGGCgcatatattgaatataagAATACAAGATGGCGAACATGACTCTATCGAGGACGCAAAAGCAGCGCTCTACCTTTATAGGTATGGTTTTAACGCGTACAAATCATTCGTTATAGAAAATATCTAGAGTACAAAGAGAAGGGGGAACTTCAAGATGTACTAGCGTCATTGTATGACATTGGGTATAGGACAAACTGGGTTGTAAATTAATTATGGTCTGTTTAAAGGAGCCCATAAAGGGCCATAAAACAGTACACCCCTAGGTTCCATAGTTAAACTACGTAATCCAACACCTGAAAGTTTTTAATGAATTGATATAGTTAACTAACCTGTAAATATGTGGTAACCGGCGTGGAGCACATAGAAAAATGCAATGGTAAGGTATGCAACCTTTATGTCGAAATGGCCAACCGTACGGTTAAGAAATACCGGTAGAGAAAACATCAGGAATACATCCCACATGATTAACATCACACCAGCAAATTCGAATATTTTATACGAAAGTGGATGGCTTAAAATGGAAGCGTGCATACATGATGAAATTGCAGACTTGGGGTACGACGAAAAGGCAGAGAAGCAAAATATCAGTATACCAATGGCTACTTGAGATAATGGAATGTTATACGGCAACAATTCCGGTATCATACCACAAAACGGTAAGATAGCCAAAGAAATGCTGCTTAAAATAAGACAACTGAAAATTATTATGATTTATGAGTCAAACCTACCGATAAATGTTAGAAGATGTCCTATACGTATTTACAGAGTGGCCATTACGTGAAGAAGAAACTGATACTAGCTTCCTGCAAAGTAAGCCTCCCAACTTCTCGGCCAGTAACAATAAGGCACATATCAAACTAGTCGATAGCAAGCTAGAATCCAATAAACCTTGATTAGCAAATGCTGGAATTTCATCAGTGTACTAACAATAAAACGAACCAGTGATTGGGATGATGAAGCATATCATGGAATGTTGAAACGCAGTTTCCAAAGTCAGAAAAGTTATCTGCTTTAATAAATTGCCAGATGATATAGCAAGCATCATTCCATCGGTTATATCACCCAATTTCATAATAACTTCATTACAAAGACCATCTGTAGAATACTCCAAATTGTCGTGGTGGAGCATCCCATGTATTGGAGTGGCTTGGGTAAGACCCAGGGAGTAGCAACATAGCGACATCAAAGAGAGGATGAAAAAGGTACCACCCAAAACTATTGAAAAGAGGATCAAATCTGCATCATGtaaaaacaaaagaaaAAACAAACCGGATTCCGAAGTGAAGTACTTCAACGCATAAGATATGaccagtagtggtaaaACTAACAGTAGAAGAGATGTGGCAGATGCAGTTTGATATAAATTGTTCATCCGGCTATGGATGTCAGGTGTGATCGCAATGTCATAATTATGACTAAGACGATCTAAACCCTTCCTTGCGATATCACATGCTTTAGATAGAGCCTCTTGAAACCCATCCAAAGCCATAATTACCAATATTGAACATGTAAAGAGAGTCTGTTGTTCAAGGTAAGAGCCTACGACAAAAGTCATCGAATATACAGTATCCACCTACCAAAGAAAATGTAGCATAATGGAAATATAAAAATCCATATTACTATGCGACTCAAAACCGTAAAACATAGTAATGCCCGCATAGACATTGTCTGTAGCTATTATATGTACAAAAAGTCAACCaacctctgccaaaaaGTCGGAAAATAACGAAcatattaaaaatgatatGTTCAAAACTATATGACTTAATGGTATCACGTAATAATCTTTTGTTAAATAGGTTAGTAAGACTCCGACTACATTCCACCATAACGATTTCTTTAGTACGTCAGCAATCTGACCGCTCATGTAACTCTGACGAATACTTTCATTCTCATCTGCTACGTCACTTGCGGGTGTTTCATAACCACTGCCAACTATGGATACATCCACAGAATAATATCGTGAACCAGGAGTAGAATATCCATCGAAATTAGATGATCTACGCCCTGCCGGGGCCAACAAGCCAGAATAACGACCTACAAATCCGTCCGGATCACTAGTGTTACCTCTTAAACCGCCTCGTGACGTATTAGGATGTAAAATGTACCGATCCTGCCTATCAAAAGACCTTGTACCAACCATCGCATCAATATTAGCGTCATTTAAAAGAATCAGACAGGCATATGCCCTTTTAAGATACACACATCGTATTATAAGACTGTAATACGTGAATGGATTGGCATAATTCTACCATATAAGGCATGTGCCAAACTACACATTAATAGCAATGTCTACACAAAATGCAGGTGAGGATAAAGCGACAGCA contains:
- a CDS encoding putative integral membrane protein, with the protein product MVGTRSFDRQDRYILHPNTSRGGLRGNTSDPDGFVGRYSGLLAPAGRRSSNFDGYSTPGSRYYSVDVSIVGSGYETPASDVADENESIRQSYMSGQIADVLKKSLWWNVVGVLLTYLTKDYYVIPLSHIVLNISFLICSLFSDFLAETMSMRALLCFTVLSRIVIWIFIFPLCYIFFGSYLEQQTLFTCSILVIMALDGFQEALSKACDIARKGLDRLSHNYDIAITPDIHSRMNNLYQTASATSLLLLVLPLLVISYALKYFTSESDLILFSIVLGGTFFILSLMSLCCYSLGLTQATPIHGMLHHDNLEYSTDGLCNEVIMKLGDITDGMMLAISSGNLLKQITFLTLETAFQHSMICFIIPITAFANQGLLDSSLLSTSLICALLLLAEKLGGLLCRKLVSVSSSRNGHSVNTYRTSSNIYRCLILSSISLAILPFCGMIPELLPYNIPLSQVAIGILIFCFSAFSSYPKSAISSCMHASILSHPLSYKIFEFAGVMLIMWDVFLMFSLPVFLNRTVGHFDIKVAYLTIAFFYVLHAGYHIFTGVGLRSLTMEPRGVLFYGPLWAPLNRP